One Thermosipho atlanticus DSM 15807 DNA window includes the following coding sequences:
- a CDS encoding phosphate butyryltransferase: MKKLSEFLEKSKINGPKTVAVAVAEDEVVLKAVEKARKEGIVNAILVGKASKIKEIFEKNDMDINFYEIIDKQNETEAAKTAVSLVSEKKADFVMKGKIKTGDLMREVLKEEHNLRTGRTLSLVSIFEIPSYHKLLIVSDAGMTIAPTLEQKVDIINNSVYVARKALGIENPKVAILGAVEIVNSKMPITIEAAVLAKMNDRKQIKNCIVDGPFALDNAVSIEAAKHKGIDSPVAGDADILIMPDIEAGNIFYKAMVFLGKAKVASTIVGAKVPIALTSRADSDETKLLSLALSNLMVGDL, from the coding sequence ATGAAAAAGTTGAGTGAATTTCTTGAGAAATCAAAAATTAATGGTCCTAAAACAGTAGCAGTAGCAGTTGCGGAAGATGAGGTAGTTTTGAAAGCAGTTGAAAAAGCTAGAAAAGAAGGTATAGTTAATGCAATATTGGTTGGTAAAGCATCTAAAATAAAAGAAATATTTGAAAAAAATGACATGGATATAAATTTTTATGAAATTATCGACAAACAAAACGAAACAGAAGCTGCAAAAACTGCCGTTAGTTTAGTTTCGGAGAAAAAAGCAGATTTTGTAATGAAAGGAAAAATTAAAACAGGTGATTTAATGAGAGAAGTGTTAAAAGAAGAGCATAACTTGCGAACAGGCCGGACTTTATCACTAGTAAGTATCTTTGAAATTCCTTCTTATCATAAATTACTGATTGTTTCAGATGCTGGAATGACTATTGCTCCAACTTTGGAACAAAAGGTGGATATAATCAACAATTCAGTATATGTTGCTAGGAAAGCTCTTGGTATAGAAAATCCTAAAGTTGCTATTTTAGGAGCAGTTGAAATTGTAAATTCAAAAATGCCAATAACAATAGAGGCAGCAGTTCTTGCGAAAATGAATGATAGAAAACAAATAAAAAATTGTATTGTAGATGGTCCTTTTGCATTGGATAATGCGGTATCGATTGAAGCCGCCAAACATAAAGGTATAGATAGTCCTGTTGCTGGTGATGCAGATATTTTAATAATGCCTGATATAGAGGCAGGTAATATTTTTTATAAGGCAATGGTATTTTTGGGAAAAGCAAAAGTTGCGTCTACAATAGTAGGCGCCAAGGTTCCCATAGCTCTGACTTCTAGGGCCGATTCCGATGAAACAAAGTTATTGTCATTAGCACTTTCTAATCTTATGGTAGGTGATTTATAA
- the buk gene encoding butyrate kinase, with protein MYKILVINPGSTSTKLAIFNDEKLISSETIRYSAEELSKFERLIDQYEFRIKTIEEFLSKLGYHYEDFDAVVGRGGLVRPIPSGTYEVDELMVEELKQSKYGEHASNLGAVIAYEISKKYNIPAYIVDPVVVDEMQKVAKISGHPLFERKSIFHALNQKAVARKAAERLGKKYEEINLIVVHMGGGISIGAHRNGKVIDVNNALDGDGPFTPERSGTLPLTQLVEMCFSGKYDYNFIRKRIKGNGGLVAYLGTNNAMEIQQRINQGDKEAELIYKAMGYQIAKWIGKMAAALKSEVDAIVLTGGLAYDEKYMVRWLKEYVSFIAPVLVFPGGDEEKALAMGALRVLRGIEKAKIYKEEVQKSV; from the coding sequence ATGTATAAGATTTTAGTAATTAATCCTGGCTCAACGAGTACAAAACTGGCAATTTTTAATGATGAAAAATTAATTTCTTCAGAAACTATCAGATATTCGGCCGAAGAACTTTCGAAATTTGAAAGGTTGATTGATCAATACGAATTTAGAATTAAAACAATTGAGGAATTTTTAAGTAAGTTAGGGTATCATTATGAAGATTTCGACGCGGTTGTAGGAAGAGGGGGGTTAGTAAGGCCAATTCCAAGTGGAACATATGAAGTTGATGAATTAATGGTTGAAGAATTGAAACAATCAAAGTATGGCGAGCATGCTTCAAATCTTGGCGCAGTAATTGCTTACGAGATTTCAAAAAAATACAATATACCAGCCTACATAGTAGATCCTGTGGTAGTAGATGAAATGCAGAAAGTTGCAAAAATCTCAGGGCATCCTTTATTTGAGAGAAAATCAATTTTTCACGCGTTAAATCAAAAAGCTGTTGCTAGAAAAGCAGCGGAAAGGTTAGGAAAAAAATATGAAGAAATTAATTTAATTGTTGTGCATATGGGTGGAGGAATATCTATTGGTGCACATAGAAATGGAAAAGTAATTGATGTTAATAATGCGCTTGATGGTGATGGACCTTTTACACCAGAAAGAAGTGGAACTTTACCACTTACACAATTAGTGGAAATGTGTTTCTCGGGCAAATATGATTATAACTTTATTAGGAAAAGAATCAAAGGAAATGGAGGGCTTGTTGCATATCTTGGAACGAATAATGCTATGGAAATCCAACAAAGAATTAATCAGGGAGATAAAGAAGCCGAGTTGATATACAAAGCGATGGGATATCAAATTGCAAAATGGATAGGAAAAATGGCGGCAGCGTTGAAAAGTGAAGTAGATGCAATAGTTTTAACTGGAGGTTTAGCTTATGATGAAAAATATATGGTGAGATGGTTAAAAGAATATGTAAGTTTTATAGCACCGGTTCTGGTATTTCCTGGAGGAGATGAGGAAAAAGCGCTCGCTATGGGAGCATTGAGGGTGTTGAGAGGAATCGAGAAAGCAAAAATTTATAAAGAAGAGGTGCAAAAGAGTGTCTAA
- a CDS encoding cobalamin biosynthesis protein CobQ, producing the protein MSKNYVFIGLFGSGKTEVAINYALYLRGEYDKVAIADVDIISPYFRTRDVIEQLEEKGVKVITPPGVLKYADLPIISGAVAGYLQNKEYKTVLDVGGEENGVVVVGYLKPYLEDAEVSLVINTRRPFTSTVEGIIKTYEQLRKIAKVEVKYLVNNTNLSTETTNEIILEGEEIVSKASEILKVPVKFTVVPDFIKAINTKYPVFRITRFMKMGF; encoded by the coding sequence GTGTCTAAAAATTATGTTTTTATTGGTCTTTTTGGTAGTGGAAAGACTGAGGTTGCAATAAATTATGCGTTGTATTTAAGAGGAGAATATGACAAAGTAGCAATTGCAGACGTGGATATCATATCACCTTATTTTAGAACAAGGGATGTTATAGAACAGTTGGAAGAAAAAGGAGTTAAAGTTATTACTCCTCCAGGGGTTTTAAAGTATGCAGACTTGCCGATAATTTCGGGTGCTGTAGCTGGATACTTACAAAATAAAGAATACAAAACAGTGTTGGATGTTGGCGGTGAAGAAAATGGTGTAGTAGTAGTTGGGTATTTAAAACCATACCTTGAAGATGCAGAAGTATCCTTGGTTATAAATACTAGAAGACCATTTACTTCTACTGTAGAAGGAATTATAAAAACATACGAACAGTTGAGGAAAATAGCAAAAGTTGAAGTGAAGTATTTGGTGAATAATACCAATTTATCAACTGAAACTACTAATGAAATTATCTTAGAAGGTGAAGAGATAGTTTCAAAAGCATCTGAAATACTTAAAGTGCCAGTTAAATTTACAGTAGTTCCAGATTTTATAAAAGCTATTAACACTAAATATCCTGTATTTAGAATCACAAGATTTATGAAAATGGGATTTTAA
- a CDS encoding 4Fe-4S dicluster domain-containing protein, which translates to MPKVKGYIEIDKERCKGCGLCIEACPTKVIEFSESFNSKGYHPAEAKYMEKCIACGFCYRMCPDVCITVYREE; encoded by the coding sequence ATGCCTAAAGTAAAAGGTTATATTGAAATTGATAAGGAAAGGTGTAAGGGTTGTGGGTTGTGTATTGAAGCTTGTCCTACAAAAGTAATAGAATTTTCTGAAAGCTTTAACAGTAAAGGTTATCATCCAGCAGAAGCAAAATATATGGAAAAGTGTATAGCTTGTGGATTTTGTTATAGAATGTGTCCCGATGTTTGTATAACAGTATATAGGGAAGAGTGA
- a CDS encoding 3-methyl-2-oxobutanoate dehydrogenase subunit VorB, producing the protein MEKVMVKGTEAIGEAAIRAGCRHFFGYPITPQSELPEYMSKRLPEVGGVFLQTESEVATVNMLYGAACTGTRVMTSTSSPGFSLMMEGVSYMACAQLPAVFVNVVRGGPGLGDIQPAQGDYWQATKGGGHGDYKLIVLAPSTVQEAVDLTVLAFDLADKYRTPTLILADGLLGQMMEPVEFPEFRDLSTLPDHSSWAMTGAKNREPHIITSFDIDPYVLEKMNLELVKKYKEIEKNEVRWEEYETGDAEIIITAFGTVARIVKSVVEMARKDGLKVGLFRPITVWPFPYEPLEKLADKVELFFDVEMNMGQMLEDVKLGVKNKKPVAFYSRMGGVVPTPTEIYEALKREIGRRE; encoded by the coding sequence ATGGAAAAAGTAATGGTAAAGGGAACAGAGGCAATAGGAGAGGCTGCAATAAGAGCTGGTTGTAGGCATTTCTTTGGATATCCTATAACTCCTCAAAGTGAGCTCCCAGAATATATGTCTAAAAGACTTCCTGAAGTTGGAGGAGTTTTTCTTCAAACAGAAAGTGAAGTTGCGACTGTGAATATGTTGTACGGTGCAGCATGTACCGGTACAAGAGTAATGACTTCTACATCTTCCCCCGGTTTTAGTTTGATGATGGAAGGTGTATCTTATATGGCATGTGCGCAATTGCCCGCTGTTTTTGTAAATGTTGTGCGTGGAGGCCCGGGACTTGGTGACATTCAACCAGCTCAAGGAGATTATTGGCAAGCAACCAAAGGAGGCGGCCATGGTGATTACAAATTGATTGTTTTAGCCCCTTCAACAGTCCAAGAAGCTGTTGATTTGACGGTTCTTGCTTTTGATCTTGCAGATAAATATAGAACGCCGACCCTTATATTAGCTGATGGATTACTCGGACAAATGATGGAACCAGTTGAATTTCCAGAATTTAGAGATTTGTCGACATTACCTGATCACAGTAGTTGGGCAATGACGGGTGCCAAAAATAGAGAACCACATATAATTACTTCTTTTGATATAGATCCATATGTTTTGGAAAAAATGAATTTAGAACTTGTTAAGAAATATAAAGAAATTGAGAAAAATGAAGTGAGATGGGAAGAGTATGAAACGGGAGATGCTGAAATTATTATAACTGCGTTTGGTACTGTTGCAAGAATAGTAAAAAGTGTTGTTGAAATGGCAAGAAAAGATGGTTTAAAAGTTGGTTTGTTTAGGCCAATTACTGTATGGCCATTTCCATATGAACCACTTGAAAAATTGGCTGATAAGGTAGAATTATTCTTTGATGTTGAAATGAACATGGGACAAATGTTAGAAGATGTAAAACTAGGAGTAAAAAATAAGAAACCAGTTGCATTTTATTCGAGAATGGGTGGAGTTGTGCCTACACCGACCGAGATTTACGAAGCATTGAAAAGAGAGATTGGGAGGCGAGAATAA
- a CDS encoding thiamine pyrophosphate-dependent enzyme — translation MKKLLYKMPESLSGKEFTYCPGCHHGIIHRLIAEVVDELGIREKTLVVAPIGCSVFAYQFFNMDGTIAAHGRAPAVATGMKRARPDLYVFTYQGDGDLAAIGTAEIMHAANRGEKITTIFVNNAIYGMTGGQMAPTTLLGMKTTTTPYGRTAENDGYPMHMCEFLKEAKGVAYLARTKVTTPQDVEKTKKAIKKAFLAQIKGIGFGLVEVLSTCPTNWGIDPISAMKWLEEKMIPEYPLGVFVDKVGDEK, via the coding sequence ATGAAAAAACTTTTATATAAAATGCCTGAGTCATTGAGTGGCAAGGAATTTACATATTGTCCTGGGTGTCACCATGGTATTATTCATAGATTAATTGCAGAGGTTGTTGATGAACTTGGAATAAGAGAAAAAACTCTTGTTGTAGCTCCAATTGGTTGCTCGGTTTTTGCATATCAATTTTTTAATATGGATGGAACAATAGCTGCTCATGGAAGAGCACCTGCCGTTGCTACGGGAATGAAAAGAGCAAGGCCAGATCTTTATGTTTTTACATATCAAGGTGATGGTGATCTTGCGGCTATTGGTACTGCTGAGATAATGCATGCAGCTAATAGAGGTGAGAAAATAACGACGATATTTGTAAATAATGCGATATATGGAATGACAGGTGGACAGATGGCACCTACCACTCTTCTTGGAATGAAGACTACGACCACACCGTATGGTAGAACAGCTGAAAATGATGGTTATCCTATGCATATGTGTGAATTTTTGAAAGAAGCTAAGGGAGTTGCATATCTTGCAAGAACAAAAGTTACAACACCTCAAGATGTAGAAAAAACTAAGAAAGCCATTAAAAAAGCATTTTTAGCTCAAATTAAAGGAATAGGATTTGGTTTAGTTGAAGTTTTGTCAACTTGTCCTACAAACTGGGGTATTGATCCTATTTCAGCTATGAAATGGCTTGAAGAGAAAATGATACCAGAATATCCACTTGGAGTATTTGTGGATAAGGTTGGTGATGAAAAATGA
- a CDS encoding 2-oxoacid:acceptor oxidoreductase family protein, translating into MRFIFAGFGGQGVMLMGQVLAYAGMIEGKNVTWMPSYGPEMRGGTANCTVVVSDEQVASPVVDKAEVIVAMNIPSMLKFQDFLAENSYFFLNKSVIDREPNKREGVKVFKIECNEIADKLGNLKVANMVMLGAVIGATSIVSKESVFKALEKKLVGKKAGLIELNKLAIEEGIKRVREQ; encoded by the coding sequence ATGAGGTTCATTTTTGCAGGTTTTGGTGGACAAGGTGTCATGTTAATGGGACAAGTATTAGCTTATGCAGGAATGATTGAAGGTAAAAATGTTACCTGGATGCCTTCATATGGTCCTGAAATGAGAGGTGGGACTGCAAACTGTACAGTTGTTGTAAGTGATGAACAAGTAGCTTCTCCTGTAGTTGATAAAGCTGAAGTAATTGTAGCAATGAATATACCTTCAATGTTAAAATTTCAAGATTTTTTAGCCGAAAATAGCTACTTCTTCTTGAATAAATCTGTGATTGACAGAGAACCTAATAAAAGAGAAGGGGTGAAAGTTTTTAAAATTGAGTGTAATGAAATAGCAGATAAATTAGGAAATTTGAAAGTCGCTAATATGGTAATGTTGGGGGCAGTTATTGGGGCAACATCAATTGTTTCAAAAGAAAGTGTTTTTAAAGCACTTGAAAAGAAATTGGTTGGGAAAAAAGCTGGTTTAATTGAGTTAAATAAATTAGCAATAGAAGAAGGAATAAAGAGAGTTAGAGAGCAGTAG
- a CDS encoding YicC/YloC family endoribonuclease translates to MIILPKSMTGYSKLDYYDTNYKITCELKTLNSKGLDIHISLPYYLSSKEVLIAKIVSNFISRGRVSVKLNVRFLKPININLDFAMAKSYYDNLEELRESLGIQKPIKLSDLLMFKELFRTDIEDEEIEKLWVTVEVVLKKTLEKLLEERKSEGEKLSADIKNMLVRLEEIVSKIEFYAKDLKNVIAQRIKENVQDILPENIELDMNQFETAVALIADRADIREEIVRLKSHLNRMKELLNSDGPIGTLFNFLTQEVHREFNTILSKSRMLELSDLAIEGKFTNSQLKEQIQNLE, encoded by the coding sequence GTGATTATTTTGCCAAAAAGCATGACTGGTTATTCTAAATTGGATTATTATGACACAAATTATAAAATTACTTGTGAATTAAAGACTTTGAATTCAAAAGGATTGGATATACACATTTCTCTTCCTTATTATTTAAGTTCAAAGGAAGTTTTAATTGCAAAAATTGTTTCAAATTTTATTAGCCGTGGAAGAGTGAGTGTGAAATTAAATGTACGATTTTTAAAACCGATTAATATAAATTTAGATTTTGCGATGGCTAAGTCTTATTACGATAATTTGGAAGAGTTACGGGAAAGTTTGGGTATTCAAAAACCAATAAAATTGTCAGATTTGCTTATGTTCAAGGAATTGTTTAGAACTGATATTGAGGATGAAGAAATCGAAAAGTTATGGGTTACCGTTGAAGTTGTATTGAAAAAAACTTTAGAAAAGCTTTTAGAAGAAAGAAAAAGTGAAGGTGAAAAATTATCGGCAGATATTAAAAATATGTTAGTAAGGTTGGAGGAAATAGTTTCTAAAATAGAATTTTATGCTAAGGATTTAAAAAATGTTATTGCACAAAGAATAAAAGAAAATGTACAAGATATTCTTCCAGAAAATATTGAGTTAGATATGAATCAATTTGAGACAGCAGTAGCACTCATTGCAGATAGAGCAGATATAAGGGAAGAAATAGTTAGATTGAAAAGTCATTTAAATAGAATGAAAGAGTTATTGAATTCTGATGGGCCAATAGGTACGTTGTTTAACTTTTTGACTCAAGAAGTTCATAGAGAATTTAATACAATATTGTCGAAAAGTAGAATGTTGGAGTTAAGTGATCTTGCAATAGAGGGTAAATTTACGAATTCTCAATTAAAAGAACAAATCCAAAATTTGGAATAA
- a CDS encoding DUF370 domain-containing protein produces the protein MFGLINIGFGNVIAGDRIVAIVNPESAPLKRLKEDAKDEGKLIDATYGRKTRAILISDSNHIILSAIQPETIAQRFMQSFFEIEEQLDKIRRKG, from the coding sequence ATGTTTGGGCTTATTAATATTGGTTTTGGTAATGTAATTGCTGGTGATAGGATTGTTGCAATTGTAAATCCTGAAAGTGCTCCGTTGAAAAGACTTAAGGAGGATGCGAAAGATGAAGGAAAACTTATTGATGCAACGTATGGTAGAAAAACTAGAGCAATACTTATTTCTGATAGTAATCATATAATTTTAAGTGCCATACAACCAGAAACTATTGCTCAAAGATTTATGCAATCATTTTTTGAAATAGAAGAACAACTTGACAAAATTAGAAGAAAGGGATAA
- the gmk gene encoding guanylate kinase, whose protein sequence is MKGTLFVVSGPSGVGKTSIINSIIDKIDNVVFSVSCTTRPPRPGEVDGVDYFFVTEEKFLEMVQNSEFLEWAKVHGNLYGTPKKFVFENIDKGNKIILDIDVQGALQVKKNYDDAVFIFVAPPSYQVLKDRLLKRGTESPEALLKRLNNAKWELSKMIEFDYLIVNDDLEKSIQIMKSIIIGESYRTKRVLTEELIKNLFKGVSDR, encoded by the coding sequence ATGAAGGGAACATTGTTTGTAGTTAGTGGGCCATCAGGAGTTGGAAAAACTAGTATAATTAATTCAATAATTGATAAAATAGATAATGTTGTATTTTCGGTTTCTTGCACTACAAGACCTCCAAGACCTGGAGAGGTTGATGGAGTTGATTACTTTTTTGTTACAGAAGAAAAGTTTTTGGAAATGGTTCAAAATTCAGAATTTTTGGAATGGGCAAAAGTTCATGGAAATTTATATGGTACCCCCAAAAAATTCGTGTTTGAAAACATTGATAAAGGTAATAAAATAATATTAGATATAGATGTTCAAGGGGCGTTACAAGTAAAGAAAAACTATGATGATGCTGTTTTTATTTTTGTAGCTCCTCCGAGTTATCAGGTATTAAAGGATAGATTATTGAAAAGAGGAACGGAATCACCTGAAGCACTCTTGAAAAGACTAAATAATGCTAAATGGGAATTGTCGAAGATGATAGAATTTGATTATTTAATAGTTAATGATGATTTAGAGAAATCGATACAGATTATGAAGTCAATAATTATTGGCGAATCATATAGGACAAAAAGAGTTTTAACAGAAGAATTAATAAAAAACCTTTTTAAGGGGGTAAGTGATAGATGA
- the rpoZ gene encoding DNA-directed RNA polymerase subunit omega, which produces MKPVINYDELLKKVPYKFAIPIAVAKRAENLKEFAKAYVKTWDNNYVSIALKELSEGYVRIKNEEILKILIPNVK; this is translated from the coding sequence ATGAAACCAGTAATCAATTATGATGAGTTATTAAAGAAAGTTCCATACAAATTTGCAATTCCTATTGCTGTAGCAAAAAGGGCCGAAAATTTAAAGGAATTTGCCAAAGCATATGTGAAAACTTGGGATAATAACTATGTTAGTATAGCTTTAAAAGAACTCAGTGAAGGCTATGTTAGGATTAAAAATGAAGAAATTTTGAAAATTTTAATTCCAAATGTAAAGTAA
- a CDS encoding M42 family metallopeptidase, which produces MFLKELSELNGVSGNEHKVRNFILEKIKNKVDKFWIDRMGNLIALKKGKGKAKVILDAHLDEVGFMITKINDDGTFSFMPVGGVDPRVAIGKRVKINDEIQGVIGFKAIHLQKEDYLKTPKFSDLKIDAGFTSKTEAEKKVKLGDYVSFDTKYTEIGNFATGKAFDDRGGCSILMDLIINDVKSDYDLYFAFVVQEETGLRGAAVVAEQIKPDFALAFECTTAGDNPELEKEHWATHLGDGPALTFLHSRYVIDKRIFDSLVDVAKENKIPFQYKRRIAGGTDAARYARSIYGVPAGVISIPSRYIHSPVSVINLNDYKNTYQLAKLFLEKAPIE; this is translated from the coding sequence ATGTTTCTAAAAGAGCTTTCAGAATTAAATGGAGTCTCTGGAAATGAACATAAAGTTAGAAATTTCATTTTAGAAAAAATCAAAAATAAAGTTGACAAATTTTGGATAGATAGAATGGGAAATTTAATAGCACTAAAAAAAGGGAAAGGAAAAGCTAAAGTTATACTTGATGCACACTTGGATGAAGTAGGATTTATGATTACAAAAATTAACGATGATGGTACTTTTTCTTTTATGCCAGTAGGTGGTGTTGATCCAAGAGTTGCAATTGGTAAAAGAGTAAAAATCAACGATGAAATCCAAGGGGTTATAGGCTTTAAGGCAATTCATCTTCAAAAAGAAGACTACCTGAAAACTCCAAAATTTTCCGATTTAAAAATTGATGCAGGTTTTACATCAAAGACAGAAGCTGAAAAAAAAGTTAAATTAGGTGATTATGTTTCATTCGATACAAAATACACAGAAATCGGAAATTTTGCCACCGGAAAAGCCTTCGATGATAGGGGAGGATGTAGTATTTTAATGGATTTAATCATTAATGATGTCAAAAGCGATTATGATCTTTATTTCGCTTTTGTTGTTCAGGAAGAAACCGGATTAAGAGGTGCAGCTGTTGTTGCTGAACAAATTAAACCCGATTTTGCACTTGCATTTGAATGCACAACAGCTGGTGATAATCCTGAATTAGAAAAAGAACACTGGGCTACACATTTAGGAGACGGCCCAGCTCTAACTTTTCTTCACTCACGTTATGTAATCGATAAAAGAATATTTGATTCTCTAGTTGATGTTGCTAAAGAAAATAAAATCCCATTCCAATACAAAAGGAGAATTGCAGGTGGAACAGATGCTGCGCGGTATGCTAGAAGTATCTATGGAGTACCAGCTGGCGTAATTTCAATTCCTTCAAGATACATTCACAGTCCCGTATCTGTAATTAATCTCAACGATTACAAAAATACTTATCAACTTGCAAAACTGTTTTTAGAAAAAGCACCTATTGAATAA
- a CDS encoding M20/M25/M40 family metallo-hydrolase, with the protein MNTKDLLLKLTSIHGPSGFENQVIKEIQKIMEEYSDECHITKLGSLICLKKGNGKGRIGLLAHVDQLGFVVSKIDEKGFAYVEKIGGWDPKVVAGQRAIIYSNGKIFNGVFGFLAPHLQKSKDRKIMPNFDGLFLDISMNKKWKEINVGDIVMLDDIKGFETQNFVFAPALDNRASCTSIILTAKMLQKMNHSFDVFFIFTTQEEIGGPGAPTSAYFSELDYAFVIDVTHGDEKIPGYAKIELNKGPAVGFGPVIDREFNEKVRKVAEKYNIKTQLEPIPRNSGTDTDEVQLVRTGIKTQLLSIPLKYMHTPYEKVSITDVENTAKLMAFTIIEMEVQ; encoded by the coding sequence TTGAACACAAAAGATTTACTATTAAAATTAACTTCTATTCACGGCCCATCCGGATTTGAAAATCAAGTAATCAAAGAAATACAGAAAATAATGGAAGAATACTCTGACGAATGTCACATTACAAAATTAGGTAGTCTCATTTGCTTGAAAAAAGGAAACGGCAAAGGAAGAATTGGTTTACTTGCTCATGTAGATCAACTCGGATTTGTTGTTAGTAAAATTGATGAAAAAGGATTTGCGTACGTAGAAAAAATAGGAGGTTGGGATCCTAAAGTTGTTGCAGGACAAAGAGCTATCATATATTCAAATGGAAAGATATTTAATGGCGTCTTTGGTTTTTTAGCGCCTCACCTACAAAAATCAAAGGACAGAAAAATAATGCCAAATTTTGATGGTTTGTTTCTTGATATTAGCATGAATAAAAAATGGAAAGAAATAAATGTTGGCGACATAGTAATGCTAGATGATATAAAAGGGTTTGAAACCCAAAATTTTGTTTTTGCTCCTGCTCTTGATAATAGAGCAAGTTGTACTTCGATTATTTTAACGGCTAAAATGCTCCAAAAAATGAACCACTCTTTCGATGTTTTCTTTATTTTTACAACACAGGAAGAAATTGGAGGGCCCGGGGCTCCAACAAGTGCATATTTTTCAGAACTAGATTATGCTTTCGTAATTGATGTAACCCACGGAGATGAGAAAATACCTGGATACGCTAAAATTGAACTCAACAAAGGACCAGCTGTTGGTTTTGGCCCCGTAATAGACAGAGAATTCAATGAAAAAGTAAGGAAAGTTGCTGAAAAATACAATATTAAAACTCAACTTGAACCTATCCCACGAAATTCAGGAACAGACACCGATGAAGTACAACTTGTAAGAACTGGAATAAAAACTCAATTACTTTCCATACCTTTAAAATATATGCACACACCATATGAAAAAGTTTCTATAACAGACGTTGAGAATACAGCAAAATTAATGGCATTTACTATCATTGAAATGGAGGTGCAATGA
- a CDS encoding radical SAM/SPASM domain-containing protein, translating into MRKAKIVEVELTTICNYSCLHCYCFAGKPSSNELTTEEVKKVIKDLYEAGVEIIDLVGGEPLTRKDIFELISYGRKLGANLMLNTNASLATKQVVKKLKEVNPDLHIGISIDGHIKKIHEFVRGAGTFEKTMTGLQNFLTEGFNVTILHVINKQNYKYFEDMVQFARKFGMNLYVDRFVPVGRGELFKDILTPTKEMIQYVNEIIKKYANEVNFYVEENISGGECTAGKTHASVLVDGTVVPCGHFRYDPEYYMGNIKKMSFKEIWEAFDPSILTRDCENCKLFEECKGGCRAFAKKLGLTHDPIFCEVNDSV; encoded by the coding sequence ATGCGAAAGGCAAAAATAGTTGAAGTTGAGTTAACTACGATTTGTAATTATTCTTGTTTACATTGTTACTGCTTTGCTGGAAAACCTTCAAGTAATGAACTAACAACGGAAGAAGTGAAAAAAGTTATAAAAGATTTATATGAAGCTGGTGTTGAAATAATTGATTTAGTGGGTGGAGAACCTTTAACTAGAAAGGATATATTTGAATTAATTTCATATGGAAGAAAATTAGGTGCCAATTTGATGCTTAATACAAATGCTTCTTTGGCAACAAAACAGGTGGTTAAAAAACTTAAAGAAGTTAATCCAGATTTGCATATTGGTATTTCTATTGATGGTCATATCAAAAAGATACATGAATTTGTTAGAGGGGCAGGAACTTTTGAAAAAACAATGACTGGGTTGCAAAATTTTTTAACAGAAGGATTTAACGTAACAATTTTACATGTTATTAACAAACAGAATTATAAATATTTTGAGGATATGGTACAATTTGCAAGGAAATTTGGTATGAATTTATACGTGGATAGGTTTGTTCCTGTTGGGAGAGGAGAACTATTTAAAGATATTTTAACTCCTACGAAAGAAATGATACAGTATGTAAATGAAATAATTAAGAAATACGCAAATGAAGTGAACTTTTATGTAGAGGAAAATATTTCTGGCGGTGAATGTACGGCTGGTAAAACGCATGCGTCGGTGCTGGTAGATGGTACTGTTGTGCCTTGCGGACATTTCAGATATGATCCAGAATATTATATGGGAAATATTAAGAAGATGTCATTTAAAGAAATATGGGAGGCATTTGATCCAAGCATATTAACAAGAGATTGCGAAAATTGTAAGCTTTTTGAGGAGTGCAAGGGTGGTTGTAGGGCATTTGCGAAAAAATTAGGTTTAACACATGATCCAATATTTTGTGAGGTGAATGACAGTGTTTGA